A single Methanocaldococcus bathoardescens DNA region contains:
- a CDS encoding phosphoglycerate kinase produces the protein MFLTLDDFNFDEKRVVLRIDINCPIDPNTGEILDDKRIREIKNTITELINKNAKVVILAHQSRPGKKDFTTLKNHAKVLSDVIGKEVEYIDEVIGSTAREAITNMKSGDVILLENVRFYSEEVLSDWKKWEDITPKKQAETNLIKRLAPLFDYFVNDAFAAAHRAQPSLVGFSYYMPMIAGRLMEREVGVLSKVLENPERPCVYVLGGAKADDSIRVMKNVLENGTADKVLTSGIVANIFLVAMGYDLGVNEEVIENLGLKSQIEIAKELLDKFEDKIVVPVDVALNIDEERVEADLNKDEKVEHLINDIGEKTIELYSEIINEANTIVANGPAGVFEKEAFAKGTEELLKAIANSKGFSVIGGGHLSAAAELFGIADKIDHVSTGGGATLDFLAGEKLPVIEMLKESYKKYKGQ, from the coding sequence ATGTTTTTAACATTAGATGACTTTAATTTTGATGAGAAAAGAGTAGTTTTGAGAATAGATATAAACTGTCCAATAGACCCAAATACAGGAGAGATTTTGGATGATAAGAGGATTAGAGAGATTAAGAACACAATTACAGAGCTCATAAACAAAAATGCTAAGGTTGTTATCTTAGCCCACCAAAGTAGGCCAGGGAAGAAAGATTTTACAACATTAAAAAACCACGCAAAGGTTTTATCAGATGTTATTGGTAAAGAGGTAGAGTATATTGATGAAGTTATAGGCTCTACAGCGAGAGAGGCAATAACCAATATGAAAAGTGGAGATGTTATATTGTTAGAGAACGTGAGGTTTTATTCTGAAGAAGTATTAAGTGATTGGAAAAAATGGGAAGATATTACACCAAAAAAACAGGCAGAGACAAATTTAATTAAAAGATTAGCCCCATTATTTGACTATTTTGTTAATGATGCCTTTGCAGCTGCACACAGAGCTCAACCATCATTAGTTGGTTTCTCTTACTATATGCCAATGATTGCTGGAAGATTAATGGAGAGAGAAGTTGGAGTTTTATCAAAGGTTTTAGAGAATCCCGAAAGACCTTGTGTTTATGTCTTAGGTGGAGCTAAGGCAGATGATTCAATAAGAGTTATGAAAAACGTCTTAGAGAATGGAACAGCAGATAAAGTTTTAACCTCAGGAATTGTTGCTAATATCTTCCTTGTAGCTATGGGATATGATTTAGGGGTTAATGAGGAAGTTATTGAAAATCTTGGATTGAAAAGCCAGATAGAGATTGCTAAAGAGTTGTTAGATAAATTTGAAGATAAAATCGTTGTTCCTGTTGATGTAGCTCTAAATATTGATGAAGAGAGAGTTGAAGCTGATTTAAATAAAGATGAAAAAGTAGAGCATTTAATTAACGATATTGGAGAGAAAACTATTGAACTTTACAGTGAAATTATAAATGAAGCAAATACCATTGTTGCTAACGGTCCTGCGGGTGTGTTTGAAAAAGAGGCATTTGCAAAAGGAACTGAAGAGTTGTTGAAAGCTATAGCTAACTCAAAAGGATTTTCAGTTATTGGAGGAGGGCATTTATCAGCTGCAGCTGAGTTATTTGGAATTGCTGATAAGATTGACCACGTTAGTACAGGAGGTGGAGCTACCTTAGATTTCTTGGCTGGAGAGAAATTGCCAGTAATAGAGATGCTTAAGGAATCTTACAAAAAGTATAAAGGGCAATAA
- the pheA gene encoding prephenate dehydratase, with product MKNLSIYTLPKGTYSERATKKFLEYIDGNYKIDYCNSIYDVFEKVDNGGLGVVPIENSIEGSVSLTQDLLLQFKDIKILGELALDIHHNLIGYDKNKIKTVISHPQALAQCRNYIKKHGWEVKAVESTAKAVKIVAESKDETLGAIGSKESAEYYNLKILDENIEDYKNNRTRFILIGRDVKFKTLPKNYKVSIVFELKEDKPGALYHILKEFAEKNINLTRIESRPSKKRLGTYIFYIDFEDGKEKLEEILKSLERHTTFIILLGRYPVFD from the coding sequence ATGAAAAACTTAAGCATTTATACATTACCAAAAGGAACGTATAGTGAAAGAGCTACAAAGAAATTTTTAGAGTATATTGATGGAAATTATAAAATAGATTATTGCAATTCTATATATGATGTGTTTGAAAAAGTAGATAATGGAGGTTTGGGAGTAGTTCCAATAGAAAACTCTATTGAAGGTTCTGTATCTTTAACACAAGATTTACTGTTGCAATTTAAAGATATTAAAATATTAGGGGAGTTAGCTTTAGATATACATCACAATCTGATAGGGTATGATAAAAATAAGATAAAAACAGTTATTTCTCATCCACAGGCATTGGCTCAATGTAGGAATTATATAAAAAAACATGGCTGGGAAGTTAAGGCAGTGGAAAGTACAGCTAAGGCTGTGAAAATTGTTGCTGAAAGTAAAGATGAAACTTTAGGAGCTATTGGCTCAAAGGAATCAGCAGAATATTATAACTTAAAAATATTAGATGAAAATATTGAGGATTATAAAAACAATAGGACGAGATTTATTTTAATTGGTAGAGATGTAAAATTTAAAACACTTCCAAAAAATTATAAAGTTTCAATTGTTTTTGAATTAAAAGAAGATAAACCAGGAGCTTTATATCATATTTTAAAAGAATTTGCTGAAAAAAATATAAACTTAACAAGAATTGAGTCAAGACCTTCAAAAAAGAGGTTAGGAACTTATATATTTTATATTGACTTTGAAGATGGAAAAGAAAAATTAGAAGAAATTTTAAAATCTTTAGAGAGACATACAACATTCATTATTCTTTTAGGAAGATATCCTGTTTTTGATTAA
- a CDS encoding class I SAM-dependent methyltransferase encodes MKEVKDFYDNWEPKSFPNYVKILMNFADELIFNEIEKLIKKFENKEDFLVLDCGCGFGAFYNLTKDFNTVYLDISLNLLKKFKLKERKICANILHLPFKDNTFDLVLCINVLEHVDYLKALNEIKRVLKNKGKLIVVVVNKDSLIKEEIFNDFEIFHKPLSIEDFKINGFKIVYSNSVYFLPSIFKIFPPIILSKIIEYWKPMDKKLSKIFKNKGQFLIIEMVKE; translated from the coding sequence ATGAAAGAAGTTAAAGATTTTTATGATAATTGGGAGCCAAAAAGTTTCCCAAACTATGTAAAGATTCTTATGAATTTTGCTGATGAGCTAATTTTTAATGAAATAGAAAAATTAATCAAAAAATTTGAAAATAAAGAAGATTTTTTGGTTTTAGATTGTGGATGTGGTTTTGGGGCTTTTTATAATTTAACAAAAGATTTTAATACTGTATATTTAGATATATCATTAAATTTGCTCAAAAAATTTAAACTCAAAGAGCGAAAAATTTGTGCTAATATCTTACACTTACCTTTTAAAGATAACACGTTTGATTTAGTTTTATGTATAAATGTGTTAGAGCATGTAGATTATTTAAAAGCTTTAAATGAAATAAAGAGAGTTTTAAAAAATAAAGGAAAATTAATAGTTGTTGTTGTAAATAAAGATAGCTTAATTAAAGAAGAAATCTTTAACGATTTTGAAATTTTTCATAAGCCGTTATCTATTGAAGATTTTAAAATAAACGGTTTTAAAATTGTTTATTCAAACTCAGTATATTTTTTACCTTCAATTTTTAAGATATTCCCACCAATAATTTTGTCAAAAATCATAGAATATTGGAAGCCTATGGATAAAAAACTCTCAAAAATTTTTAAAAATAAAGGGCAGTTCTTAATTATTGAGATGGTGAAAGAATGA
- the hemB gene encoding porphobilinogen synthase has translation MLIRPRRLRKNQKIRDLVRETTLTKNDLIMPIFVDENLKGNEKKEISSMPNQYRFSVEGAIEEAKEIADLGIPAVILFGIPKHKDEVASSAYDKNGVVQRTIRGIKEELGEELLVIADCCLCEYTSHGHCGIVKDGKILNDATLPILAKIALSYAEAGVDIVAPSDMMDGRVRAIREVLEENGYDDVAIMSYSAKYASSFYGPFREAAESAPKFGDRKSYQMDIGNAKEALKEIALDIEEGADLILVKPALPYLDIIRMAKDNFNVPIGGYCVSGEYAMVEAAARNGWLDREKVIYEILLSIKRAGADFIITYWAKEVAEKL, from the coding sequence ATGTTAATAAGACCAAGAAGATTAAGAAAAAACCAAAAAATTAGAGATTTAGTTAGAGAAACAACCTTAACAAAAAATGATTTAATTATGCCAATTTTTGTAGATGAAAATTTAAAAGGAAATGAAAAGAAGGAGATTAGCTCAATGCCTAATCAGTATAGGTTTAGTGTAGAGGGGGCTATAGAAGAGGCAAAAGAAATAGCTGATTTAGGTATTCCAGCTGTAATATTATTTGGTATTCCAAAACATAAAGATGAAGTGGCAAGCTCAGCTTATGACAAAAATGGGGTTGTTCAAAGAACTATAAGGGGAATTAAAGAAGAGTTAGGGGAGGAGCTTTTAGTTATTGCTGACTGCTGTTTGTGTGAATATACAAGCCATGGACACTGTGGGATTGTTAAAGATGGAAAGATTTTAAATGATGCCACTCTCCCTATATTGGCAAAAATAGCTTTATCTTATGCTGAAGCAGGTGTTGATATTGTTGCTCCATCAGACATGATGGATGGAAGAGTTAGAGCTATAAGAGAGGTTTTAGAAGAAAACGGCTATGATGATGTTGCTATAATGAGTTACTCTGCAAAATATGCTTCATCATTTTATGGACCTTTTAGGGAAGCTGCCGAAAGTGCCCCTAAGTTTGGGGATAGGAAAAGCTATCAGATGGACATTGGAAATGCCAAAGAAGCTTTAAAAGAAATTGCCTTAGATATAGAAGAAGGGGCTGATTTGATTTTGGTTAAGCCAGCTCTACCATACTTAGATATAATAAGGATGGCTAAAGATAACTTCAATGTGCCTATTGGTGGTTACTGCGTTAGTGGGGAGTATGCAATGGTTGAAGCAGCAGCAAGAAATGGATGGTTGGATAGAGAAAAGGTTATTTATGAAATACTGCTAAGTATAAAAAGGGCTGGAGCTGATTTTATCATTACATATTGGGCTAAGGAGGTTGCTGAAAAATTATAG
- the cutA gene encoding divalent-cation tolerance protein CutA, with the protein MIVVYTTFPDWESAEKVVRALLERKLIACANLREHKALYWWEGKIEEDNEIGAILKTDDDKWEEVKKVIKELHPYTTPLIMKMDVEDVNDEYIKWLKDVVG; encoded by the coding sequence ATGATTGTTGTATATACAACATTTCCAGATTGGGAAAGTGCTGAAAAAGTAGTTAGAGCTCTTCTTGAGAGAAAATTAATCGCTTGTGCAAATTTAAGGGAGCATAAGGCATTATATTGGTGGGAAGGTAAGATTGAGGAAGATAATGAAATAGGAGCTATTTTAAAGACAGATGATGATAAATGGGAAGAGGTAAAAAAGGTTATTAAAGAATTACATCCTTACACAACACCCTTAATTATGAAGATGGATGTTGAAGATGTGAATGATGAGTATATAAAATGGCTAAAAGATGTTGTTGGATAA
- a CDS encoding NAD(P)/FAD-dependent oxidoreductase, which translates to MRAVIIGSGAGGLTTASTIRKYNKDMEIVVITKEKEIAYSPCAIPYVIEGAIKSFDDIIMHIPEDYKKERNIEVLTETTVIDVDSKNNKIKCVDKDGNEFEMDYDYLVLATGATPFIPPIEGRDLEGVFKVRTIEDGRAILRYIEENDCKKVAVVGAGAIGLEMAYGLKKRGLEVLVIEMAPQVLPRFLDPDMAEIVQKYLEKEGIKFILSKPLEKIVGKEKVEGVCVDGKLYDVDMVIMATGVRPNIELAKKAGCKIGKFAIEVNEKMQTSIPNIYAVGDCVEVIDFITGEKTLSPFGTTAVRQGKVAGKNIAGIEAKFYPVLNSAVSKIGELEIGGTGLTAFSANLKRIPIVIGRAKALTRARYYPGGKEIEIKMIFNEEGRVVGCQIVGGERVAERIDAMSIAIFKGATAEELANMEFCYAPPVSMVHEPLSLATEDALKKLNNG; encoded by the coding sequence ATGAGGGCTGTAATTATAGGAAGTGGAGCTGGTGGATTAACTACTGCATCAACAATTAGAAAATACAACAAAGATATGGAAATAGTTGTAATAACAAAAGAAAAAGAAATTGCTTACTCACCTTGCGCAATTCCTTATGTTATTGAAGGAGCTATAAAGAGCTTTGATGACATTATTATGCACATACCAGAAGATTACAAAAAAGAAAGAAATATTGAGGTATTAACTGAAACCACTGTTATAGATGTTGATTCAAAAAATAACAAAATAAAATGTGTAGATAAAGATGGAAATGAGTTTGAGATGGATTATGATTACTTAGTTTTGGCAACTGGAGCCACGCCATTTATCCCCCCAATTGAGGGTAGAGATTTAGAAGGAGTTTTTAAAGTTAGAACTATTGAGGATGGTAGAGCTATATTAAGATACATTGAAGAAAATGACTGTAAAAAAGTTGCTGTTGTTGGAGCTGGAGCTATTGGCTTAGAAATGGCTTATGGTTTAAAAAAGAGAGGTTTAGAAGTCTTAGTTATTGAAATGGCTCCGCAGGTATTGCCGAGATTCTTAGACCCAGATATGGCAGAGATAGTTCAAAAATATTTAGAAAAAGAGGGAATTAAGTTTATTTTATCAAAACCATTAGAAAAGATTGTTGGAAAAGAGAAGGTTGAAGGAGTATGTGTTGATGGTAAGTTGTATGATGTTGATATGGTAATAATGGCTACTGGTGTAAGACCAAATATAGAATTAGCAAAAAAAGCTGGATGCAAAATTGGAAAATTTGCAATAGAAGTAAATGAAAAGATGCAAACATCCATTCCAAACATCTATGCTGTTGGAGACTGTGTTGAGGTTATTGATTTTATAACTGGAGAGAAAACATTATCACCATTTGGAACAACTGCTGTAAGGCAAGGAAAAGTGGCAGGTAAAAATATAGCTGGAATTGAGGCAAAGTTCTATCCAGTTTTAAATTCAGCGGTTAGTAAAATAGGGGAGTTAGAGATTGGAGGAACTGGATTAACTGCATTCTCAGCTAATTTAAAAAGAATTCCAATAGTTATTGGTAGAGCTAAGGCATTAACAAGGGCAAGATACTATCCAGGCGGAAAAGAAATTGAGATAAAGATGATATTCAATGAAGAAGGAAGAGTTGTTGGATGCCAAATCGTTGGTGGAGAGAGAGTTGCTGAAAGAATAGATGCAATGTCAATAGCAATATTTAAAGGAGCTACAGCAGAGGAGCTTGCAAATATGGAATTCTGCTATGCTCCACCAGTTTCTATGGTTCATGAACCATTATCTTTAGCTACTGAGGATGCTTTGAAGAAGTTGAATAATGGATAA
- a CDS encoding KamA family radical SAM protein gives METKSMAKYGTLNHKTFLEIFNIIPEIGEILEESESVEEAREKLFEFCKELEWEIRMGRIKFDNEVDRWLALKAIEIFLNIISKDNERLAGFSTLEYLWKAYKGDEEALKEIKEGFVEEFKHLFLAMSGKANYSLGFLGERLLEEGVKFIDFSEIKGREAGIARSNFLDKVYEIMREYVSRYPSGLDKRIILKRKKNREILEEFFGITDEEWFNYKWQFKNVLRGLKGVEILRELREETNFKISDEDLEIIEKAVKNGIPFGMTPYYLHLFDFENPYVEDLAVRRQVIPPEWYVEKMIEHKEDRSIAFDFMGEHDTSPIDLVTRRYVAIAIIKPYESCPQICVYCQRNWMVQDFDAKAFKGWEKVEKALDWFAEHDSMIEILITGGDPLSLNDKAIERILDRISEMNHVIGVRFGTRTIVTAPMRITDELAELLGSFEKSLMISTHVESCYEITPEVAEAVKKLRTNNICVYNQHVFHRYVSRRFENVALRIALKKVGIIPYYTFYPKGKMEHKDYLVPIARLAQEIKEEARLLPGSFRTDEPIFNVPRMGKNHLRGWQDRELIAIKPNGSRVYLMHPWEKGIYPTKLYTYEDVPIKEYLDSLKEIGENIEEYRTIWYYY, from the coding sequence ATGGAAACAAAATCAATGGCTAAATATGGAACACTCAACCACAAAACATTTTTGGAAATTTTCAATATAATTCCAGAGATTGGAGAGATTTTAGAGGAAAGTGAGAGTGTAGAAGAGGCGAGAGAAAAATTATTTGAATTTTGTAAAGAATTAGAGTGGGAAATTAGAATGGGAAGAATAAAGTTTGATAATGAAGTTGATAGATGGTTGGCTTTAAAGGCAATTGAAATATTTTTGAATATAATATCTAAAGATAATGAGAGATTGGCAGGTTTCAGCACATTAGAATATTTATGGAAGGCATATAAAGGAGATGAAGAAGCTTTAAAAGAAATTAAGGAGGGGTTTGTTGAAGAATTCAAACATTTATTCTTAGCAATGTCTGGGAAGGCTAACTATTCATTAGGATTCTTAGGAGAGAGATTGTTGGAAGAAGGAGTTAAATTTATTGATTTCAGTGAAATAAAAGGTAGAGAAGCTGGAATAGCGAGGTCTAACTTTTTAGATAAGGTTTATGAAATTATGAGAGAATATGTCAGCAGATACCCAAGTGGATTAGATAAGAGAATCATATTAAAGAGAAAAAAGAATAGAGAAATTTTAGAGGAATTCTTTGGAATAACCGATGAAGAATGGTTTAATTACAAATGGCAATTTAAAAATGTATTAAGGGGGTTAAAAGGAGTTGAAATATTAAGAGAGCTTAGAGAAGAGACAAACTTTAAGATATCAGATGAAGATTTAGAGATTATTGAAAAAGCTGTAAAAAATGGCATACCTTTTGGAATGACACCATATTATTTACATTTATTTGACTTTGAAAACCCTTACGTTGAAGATTTAGCCGTTAGAAGGCAGGTTATTCCACCAGAATGGTATGTTGAAAAGATGATTGAGCACAAAGAAGATAGAAGTATTGCCTTTGACTTTATGGGAGAGCATGACACTTCACCAATTGATTTAGTAACAAGGAGATACGTCGCTATAGCTATTATTAAACCTTATGAATCCTGTCCACAGATTTGCGTGTATTGTCAAAGAAATTGGATGGTTCAGGATTTTGATGCTAAAGCCTTTAAAGGTTGGGAGAAAGTTGAAAAAGCATTAGATTGGTTTGCTGAACATGATTCAATGATTGAAATTCTTATCACAGGAGGAGACCCACTTAGCTTAAATGATAAGGCAATTGAAAGAATATTGGATAGAATATCTGAGATGAACCATGTTATAGGAGTTAGATTTGGTACAAGAACAATAGTAACAGCCCCAATGAGAATAACAGATGAATTAGCTGAGTTATTAGGAAGCTTTGAAAAGAGTTTAATGATTTCAACACATGTAGAGAGCTGTTATGAGATAACTCCAGAAGTTGCTGAGGCAGTTAAAAAATTGAGAACAAATAATATCTGCGTCTATAACCAACATGTATTCCATAGATATGTAAGTAGAAGATTTGAGAACGTAGCTTTAAGAATTGCATTAAAGAAAGTTGGAATTATCCCTTACTACACATTCTATCCAAAAGGAAAGATGGAGCATAAAGATTACTTAGTTCCAATAGCAAGATTAGCTCAGGAAATTAAGGAAGAGGCAAGATTACTTCCTGGTTCGTTTAGGACAGATGAACCAATATTCAATGTCCCAAGAATGGGGAAAAACCATTTAAGAGGTTGGCAAGATAGAGAATTAATAGCTATAAAACCAAATGGAAGTAGGGTTTATTTAATGCATCCATGGGAAAAAGGAATATATCCAACTAAACTCTACACTTACGAAGATGTACCAATTAAAGAATACTTAGACAGTTTAAAAGAGATTGGAGAGAATATTGAAGAATATAGAACTATATGGTATTACTACTAA
- a CDS encoding RraA family protein, with the protein MNILKNFSVPNLCDAGAKPLKGIKPILENQKIVFGEAITVKISYNDWGTLIKAISFAKNKFIVAEVVGEGKYETAVWGGLASLNAKIKGVRGVVIDGCVRDVEDIKALKFPVFAKNFCPNAGKPLNLGEINVAVNCGGVVVEPGDIVVGDYNGVAVIKKSSLQEVIENAKNIKEKERKIKERILRGQDLRDILNLE; encoded by the coding sequence ATGAATATCTTAAAAAATTTTTCAGTTCCTAATTTGTGTGATGCTGGAGCTAAGCCATTAAAAGGCATTAAACCTATTTTAGAAAATCAAAAAATTGTTTTTGGTGAAGCAATTACAGTAAAAATAAGCTATAATGACTGGGGGACTCTAATTAAAGCTATAAGCTTTGCTAAAAACAAATTTATTGTTGCAGAGGTTGTTGGAGAAGGAAAATATGAGACAGCAGTTTGGGGAGGTTTAGCTTCACTAAATGCCAAAATTAAGGGAGTTAGAGGGGTTGTTATAGACGGATGTGTTAGGGATGTTGAGGATATAAAAGCCTTAAAGTTCCCAGTTTTTGCAAAAAACTTCTGCCCAAATGCAGGGAAACCTTTAAATCTTGGAGAGATAAATGTTGCTGTGAATTGTGGTGGAGTTGTGGTTGAGCCAGGAGATATAGTTGTTGGAGATTACAATGGAGTGGCAGTTATAAAAAAATCCTCTCTTCAAGAGGTTATTGAGAATGCTAAAAATATAAAGGAGAAAGAAAGAAAAATTAAAGAAAGGATATTAAGAGGGCAAGATTTAAGAGATATCTTAAACTTAGAATAA
- a CDS encoding TIGR00267 family protein: protein MLNVPRSLKSILNTINGESGTRYIVRGLIDGSLSALGVVIGASGSADASVIIAAGLGGGIANGLSNILGAFTAEKASLERERIQKEKSLLKHNGYLKKSIIYKKAIRETMICGLIDGISTALGSALPVIPFFLFDIKTALYIAIAITIAILFILGVFIGKISKENVAVSGIKMVAGALIVAVLCFMIERAF, encoded by the coding sequence GTGTTGAATGTTCCGCGTAGTCTGAAATCAATCCTAAATACAATAAATGGAGAATCTGGAACGAGATATATAGTTAGAGGACTTATTGATGGCTCTCTATCAGCTCTTGGGGTTGTTATTGGAGCGAGTGGTTCAGCTGATGCATCTGTTATTATTGCAGCAGGATTGGGTGGAGGGATAGCTAACGGTTTATCAAATATTCTTGGGGCATTTACAGCTGAAAAGGCATCGTTAGAAAGGGAAAGAATACAAAAAGAAAAGAGTTTATTAAAGCATAATGGATATTTAAAGAAATCCATAATTTACAAAAAGGCAATTAGAGAGACAATGATTTGTGGGCTTATTGATGGAATATCAACAGCTCTTGGTTCTGCCCTTCCAGTAATTCCGTTCTTTTTATTTGATATAAAAACAGCCCTATATATAGCTATAGCCATAACTATAGCGATATTATTCATATTGGGAGTATTCATAGGAAAGATTTCTAAGGAGAATGTTGCAGTTTCAGGAATAAAGATGGTTGCTGGAGCTTTAATTGTGGCAGTTTTATGCTTCATGATAGAAAGGGCATTTTAA
- a CDS encoding methanogenesis marker 2 protein — protein sequence MNLKKVVNEIRNFEGILRKIAIKDVVETFDFDDKDYEFDIIVDFGDDAAVIGIDGDNAILLAADGIWGKLLEADPWWAGYCSVLVNCKDIAAMGGKCVGMTNIISIKDKDICREVLKGVKDGVKKFGVPMVGGHTHPDAMCNVLDVSITGIAKKDCILRSDNAKIGDKIIFAYDLVGQIYKSFPLNWDTTTMKSKKLVKAQMDALVQIAENKLANSCKDISNPGAIGTLGMLLEVSRKGGVVDITKIPKPEGIDLIHWLKVYPGSGYVLTAKEENFKEIKDIFEDVEMTAEICGEVIAEKKLYITDGENKEIVFDFEKEFICGC from the coding sequence ATGAATTTAAAAAAAGTAGTTAATGAGATAAGAAATTTTGAAGGGATTTTAAGGAAGATAGCTATTAAAGATGTTGTTGAAACGTTTGATTTTGATGATAAGGATTATGAATTTGACATTATAGTAGATTTTGGAGATGATGCGGCAGTTATAGGGATAGATGGAGATAATGCTATTTTATTAGCCGCTGATGGAATTTGGGGAAAGCTTTTAGAGGCAGACCCTTGGTGGGCTGGTTATTGCTCTGTCTTAGTTAATTGTAAGGATATAGCGGCAATGGGAGGAAAATGTGTAGGCATGACTAATATAATAAGTATAAAAGATAAAGATATTTGCAGAGAGGTTTTAAAAGGAGTTAAAGATGGTGTGAAAAAATTTGGAGTGCCAATGGTTGGAGGGCATACACATCCAGATGCTATGTGTAATGTTTTAGATGTTTCTATAACTGGAATTGCTAAAAAGGATTGTATATTGAGAAGTGATAATGCAAAAATTGGGGATAAAATTATCTTTGCCTATGATTTAGTTGGGCAAATCTATAAATCATTTCCATTAAATTGGGATACAACAACAATGAAATCAAAGAAATTAGTTAAAGCCCAGATGGATGCTTTAGTTCAAATTGCAGAGAATAAGTTAGCTAACTCATGTAAAGATATAAGCAATCCAGGAGCTATTGGGACTTTAGGAATGCTTTTAGAGGTTTCAAGGAAGGGAGGAGTTGTTGATATAACAAAAATCCCTAAACCAGAGGGGATTGATTTAATTCATTGGCTTAAAGTTTATCCGGGTAGTGGTTATGTTTTGACTGCAAAAGAAGAAAACTTTAAAGAGATTAAAGATATTTTTGAAGATGTTGAAATGACAGCAGAAATCTGTGGAGAGGTTATAGCTGAAAAGAAATTGTATATCACTGATGGTGAAAATAAAGAAATTGTTTTTGATTTTGAGAAAGAGTTTATTTGTGGTTGTTGA
- a CDS encoding DUF2115 domain-containing protein, producing MKARELFEKLKKELDNFSIYDIIMVRSFIEKDAKYLPPQYKNHYVEAMMKYLIETFNEIKKKKVEEIKDEEIDEEKLNEMLKRIEKFRKYNTEDEERFINLSKILCPYLAFIDRKPLHPEYLTFPGNVKIIKKGSIYYCPVKNKQLNEYSLCEFCVAKSMDELENES from the coding sequence ATGAAAGCAAGGGAATTATTTGAAAAATTAAAGAAAGAACTTGATAATTTTAGCATATATGATATAATAATGGTTAGAAGCTTTATTGAAAAAGATGCTAAATATCTTCCCCCACAATACAAAAACCATTATGTTGAGGCGATGATGAAGTATTTAATTGAAACATTTAATGAGATTAAAAAGAAAAAAGTTGAAGAAATTAAAGATGAAGAAATTGACGAAGAAAAATTAAATGAAATGCTTAAAAGGATTGAGAAGTTTAGAAAATACAACACTGAAGATGAAGAGAGATTTATAAACCTTTCAAAAATCTTATGTCCATATTTAGCTTTTATTGATAGAAAACCACTACATCCAGAGTATTTAACATTTCCTGGCAATGTAAAAATTATTAAAAAAGGCAGTATTTATTATTGCCCAGTTAAAAATAAACAGCTTAATGAGTATTCTCTCTGTGAATTTTGTGTAGCTAAAAGTATGGATGAGTTGGAAAATGAAAGCTAA